The segment ATCGCCCTCTCCGCAGCGAACGGCGACACGATCAGCCAGGGCAGCATCGACCGGATCGACGAGGTGATCAACTTCGCCGTGTCGGGCTCGCTGGTGCTGAGCGTCGTCCCCGACAGCGGCGGCACCGTGCAGACCTACTCGCTCCGGCGACTCGACAGCCTCGACACCCTGCGCTGGCGGCGGGCCATGTCCACGGCCATCTACCCCGAGTTCCTCTCCGACCGCGTCGTCGTCCCCCTGGTGTCGGGCACGATCCAGGTGAGCGGGGAGACGGGTCGGGAGACCCCCTGGGGCACGGACATCCGCCGGGTGCAGAGCGTCCGGCCGGTCGACGACGACCAGCTGCTGACCGTCACCTATCCGCGCGGTGTCGGCCTCTCGTCGACGATGACCCTGCTCGACCGCGACGGGAGGGCGCTCTGGAGCCAGCCCATCCCGCAGCTGGCGGCCCTCGTGCCGTCCCGCACCTGCATCGTCGCGTCGACCGGCGCCGCGAGCCTGACCTGCTTCGACCGCTCGACGGGCAGGAGCCGGTGGACAGCCCCGATCTCGGGCGATGTCATCGGCACTCCCCCGGGCTCGACGACCGACGACATCCAGGTGATCGGACCGGTCGGGGGCACCGACTCCACGCTGACGATCCGCGAGGTCGACGCCGGGTCGGGACGGATCCGCTTCACGACGACGATGCCCCGCGGAAGCGCCGTCGTCGGCCAGGGCACGACCACCGGCTACGGCCTCGACACGACCGGGGGCGACGGCCGGTCCCGGGCGACGGCGTTCGATCTCGACGACGGCCGGACCCTCTGGACGATCGCCGCGGCGGACGTGCGGCTCTGGGGCGGTCGACTCGTCGAGATCTCGTCGAGCGGCGTCGCCGGCGAGCTCGTCGGCACCACCCGGCCTCCCCGGCATGGGATGCTCGACGGATGATGCGCACCGCGACCGCCCGCCTCGTCCTCGACGCCGCCTCCGATGCGGAGCTCGTCTTCAGCGTGGCGGTCGCGGAGGGGCAGGATGCCCGGGAGACGCTGTCCATCACCCAGGCCGGCCGGCCCCTGCCCGTGCGCGAGCTCCTCGACGACCGGGGCACGCGGCTCCACGTCGTCCGAGCCGGGAAGGGCCGCGTCGAGGTGGACTACCGCGTCGACGTCGCAGGCCGGACGGCACCGATCCCGGTCGTGCCGCTCGATCCGATCCAGTACCTGCGCCCGAGCCGCTACTGCGAGTCCGACACCCTCGGCCCCACCGCGAGAAGCGAGTTCCGCGGGCTCGCGGGGCTCGAGCTCCTCGCGGCCGTGTCGTCATGGGTGGGCGGGCGCCTCCTCTACGTCCCCGGCGCGAGCCAGCCGACCGACGGCGCCGTCCAGACGTTCCTCGACCGGCGGGGTGTCTGCCGCGACTACGCCCACCTCGTGATCGCCCTGCTGCGAGCGCTCGACGTGCCGGCGAGGCTCGTGTCGGTGTACGCGCCGGGGCTGTGGCCGATGGACTTCCACGCCGTGGCCGAGGCGCTCGTCGACGGTCGCTGGTACGTGGTCGACGCCACGACCCTCGCGCCCCGGCAGAGTCTCGTGCGGATCGCGACGGGTCGCGACGCCTCCGATACCGCGTGGCTGTCGACCTCCGGCGGTTGGGTGTCGCTCGTCGAGATGGAGATCGGCGCGGTGGCCGACGTCCTGCCGCGCGACGACGTCACCGAGCTCGTGCAGATCGGCTGACGCCGCGGCGCGACCCTCGTGGTCGGGCGGAGCCTCAGCCCCCGGCGGGGCCTCAGCGAGTCGAGAGCGGCCCGCGCGTCAGCTTGTGGGGCGCCGCCTGCGCGACGGGCTTGATCGTCACGAGGTCGAGGTTGACGTGCGGGGGCAGCAGGGCCGCGTGCACGATCGACTCGGCGATGTCGGCGGCCGTGAGCGGGGCCTCGACCCCGTCGTAGACGGCGTCCGCGCGCGCACGGTCGCCGTCGAAGCGGATGAGCGAGAAATCGGTCTTGACCATCCCGGGCGCGATCTCGATCACCCGGAGGGGCTCGCCGTTGAGCTCGAGCCGGAGCGCCGCGACCAGAGCGTGCTCGGCGAACTTCGCGGCGTTGTAGCCGCCGCCGTTCTCATAGGCGACGTGACCGGCGATCGAGGTGACGGTGATGATGTCGCCGGACCCCGTCTCCTGCGCCCCGCGTCGGAGCGAGGGCAGCAGCGAGGAGACGGCGCGCTTCGTGCCGAGCACGTTGACGTCGAACATCCGCTGCCAGTCGTCGATCGAGCCCTCCTCGACCGAGTCGAGGCCGAAGGCGCCGCCGGCGTTGTTGACGAGGGCGTGGAGGGGCCCGGTGGCCTCGACGTGGGCACGGAGGGCGGCCATGTCGTCGTCGCTCGTGACGTCGGCCCGGAACCAGGTGGCCCCGGTCTCCTCGGCGAGCGCCCGGAGGCGGTCCTCACGGCGGGCGACGGCGAGCACCTCCCAGCCGTGCTCGCGGAAGAGGCGGACCGTGGCCTCGCCGATCCCCGAGCTCGCTCCGGTGACGAGGGCCCGCCTGGTGGTCTCCGTGCCTGTCATGCCGATGTGCCTCTGTCTCTCGTCGCGGTCGGTCCCCCCACGCTACCGCGTGCTCCGCACCGCCCCGCCGGAGCGCAGGATGCCCGGGGTTACGCCCCGTGTCCGTGCCCGTTGCCAGGGCCCCCGCCTGTCCCTAGGCTCGCCCGCAACGGCGCGTCGCTCATCGACGAGCGACTCCCGACCCGACGCCCCATGACGACCCAGGAGACACCATGACCGATCAGCCGAAGGACTGGAAGTTCGAGACCCAGCAGATCCACGCCGGTGCTCAGCCCGACCCCACGACCCACGCGCGCGCCACGCCCATCTACAAGACGACGTCGTACGTCTTCGACAACTCGCAGCACGCGGCGAACCTCTTCGCCCTCGCCGAGTTCGGCAACATCTACTCGCGCATCATGAACCCGACCCACGACGTCGTCGAGCAGCGCATCGCGACGCTGGAGGGCGGCTCCGGCGCTCTCCTGGTCTCGTCCGGCCAGGCGGCGGAGACCCTCGCGATCCTCAACATCGCCCGGGCCGGCGACCACCTCGTGTCGTCGTCGTCGATCTACGGCGGCACGTACAACCTCTTCAAGTACACCCTGGCGAAGCTCGGCATCGAGACGACCTTCGTCGAGAACCAGGACGACGCCGACGAGTGGCGCCGCGCCGTCCGCCCGAACACGAAGCTCTTCTTCGCCGAGACGATCGGCAACCCGAAGATCAACATCCTCGACATCGACCTCGTCTCGGAGGTCGCTCACGAGAACGGCGTGCCGCTCATCGTCGACAACACGATCGCGACCCCGTATCTGATCCGCCCGTTCGAGCACGGCGCGGACATCGTGGTCCACTCGGCCACGAAGTTCCTCGGCGGTCACGGGACCGTCATCGGCGGCTTCATCGTCGACGGCGGCCGGTTCGAGTGGTCGAAGAACGTGGAGAAGTTCCCGGAGCTCACCGAGCCCGACCCGTCGTACCACGGGGCGAGCTACACGACGGCCGTCGGCGACCCGCTGGCCTACATCATCAAGGCGCGCGTGCAGCTCCTGCGCGACCTCGGCTCGTCCAACTCCGCCGACACGGCCTTCGCGCTGATCCAGGGCATCGAGACGCTGTCGCTCCGGATCGAACGCCACGTGCAGAACGCCCAGGACATCGCGGAGTGGCGCGACGACGTCGCCGCCGTCTACTACGCCGGCCTCCCCACGTCGCCCTGGTACGCGGCGGCCAACAAGTACGCCCCCCGCGGAGTCGGCGCGGTGCTGTCGTTCGAGCTGAAGGGCGGCGTGGACGCCGGGCGCGCGCTCGTCGACAGCCTCTCGCTGTTCAGCCACCTCGCCAACATCGGCGACGTCCGGAGCCTCGTCATCCACCCGGCCTCCACGACGCACTCGCAGCTGACCCCCGAGCAGCAGCTCACGACGGGTGTGACGCCCGGCCTGGTGCGCCTCTCGGTCGGCCTCGAGAACGTCGACGACCTGAAGGCCGACCTCGACGCCGGCTTCGCGGCCGCCGCGAGCGTCACGGAGGCGTCGCTCCGGTCCTGACGGCGGCCGCTCCGGCGGCACCAGGACGACCACGACACCCCCTCGGAGGGCATCGGCCGTAACACGCGGCCGATGCCCTTCGCCGACTGCGACACTTACCCTGATGGACTGGCAGACGACCCCCGAAGACACCGTGCCCTCGAGTGTGATCACCGAGCGGACGCGGCTGTCGATGCTGGGCAAGCCTCCCGTGACGGGGGCGTGGCGGGAGGGGGATCCTGCGGGCCGGAGGCTCTTCGTCACCCTCGACGACCTCCCCCTCGAGAGCGGTGCGGTGCTGCCCCGGCCCCGCATCGCCTACGAGACGTTCGGCGAGCGGCTCGCCGACGACTCCAACGTCGTCCTCGTCCTCCACGCGCTCACCGGCGACAGCCACGTCGCGGGACCCGCCGGCGAGGGCCACGCGACCGGCGGCTGGTGGAGCGGGATCGTCGGGCCGGGCCTCGCCGTCGACACCGACCGCTGGTTCGTGGTCGCCCCCAACATGCTCGGCGGCTGCCAGGGCTCCACGGGTCCCGCCTCCCTCGATCCGGACGGACGCGAGTGGGGGTCGCGCTTCCCGTCCCTGACGATCCGCGACCAGGTCGAGGCGCAGCTCCGGTTCGCGGACGCGCTGGGGATCGTGCGCTTCGCCGCCGTGATCGGGGGCTCGATGGGCGGGATGCACGCGCTCGAGTGGGCCGTCACGGCTCCGCACCGCGTCGAGCGGCTCGCCGCGCTCTCGACGACGGCGCTGTCGAGCGCCGACCAGATCGCGCTCAACATCGTGCAGATCGAGGCCATCCACATGGACCCCCACTTCGACGACGGCGACTATTACGAGGCCCCCGAAGGCGAAGGCCCCTACCGCGGTCTCGCCCTCGCCAGGCGGATGGCCCTGCTCAACTACCGGTCGCCCGACGAACTGAACGAGCGCTTCGGCCGGAGCTGGCAGAGCGACCTCTCTCCCCTCACCGGGCGGGGGCGGTTCGCCGTCGCGAGCTACCTCGACTTCCACGGCAACAAGTTCACCCGGCGGTTCGACGCCAACAGCTACGTGACCCTCGTCCACGCCATGAACACGCACGATCTGGGGCGCGACCGCGGCGGCGTCGACTCGGCGCTTCAGCGCATCACGGCGCGCGCACTCGTCCTCGGGATCGACAGCGACCGGCTCTTCCCGCCCGACGATCAGCGCAGGATCGCGGACGCCCTCCGGCCGACGTCGTCGACCGGTGCGATCATCCTCCCGAGCGAGTTCGGGCACGACGGCTTCCTCATCGAAAGCGTCGACGTGGGAGAGCACCTGCGGTCGCTTCTCTCGGCGTGACTCTCGACGGCCGAGGGATTCTCCGACCAATCCGCGCGCCACGGCCCTCGGACGGGGTCGAAATATGGAACGATGTGTCTAGGCGTCGTGCATCGACGCCCTTCCCCATACCTCTTGGACTCGAATGGACCTCTTCGCCCAGGAGCGCGATCGGCTGCTCCGGACGACGTCGCGCTTCCTCGGAATCGCGTGCACCGTGGCGTCTCTCGCCGCTCTCGCGTTCCCTGGGGTGACGGACGTCCCTCGACAGGCGATGATCACCGCCGCGGGCCTGGCCATGATCGCGATGTTCATCATGGTGGGGCGAAGTGGAAAGATCCTGTGGGTCCTCCTCGGAATCGCTGCGGGTCTTGTCGCCGGCGGGATCGCCCTCGTCCCGGGCGGCATCGACGGCCCCGTGACCAGCGCCCTGGCGCCGCTGCTCGGCGGATCGGTCGCCTCGTTCGCCATCCTGCTGTCGACCAGCAAGCGCCGGGTGGCCCTCGCCGCGGTCTCCGCGGCCCTCGCCGTCCTCCTCGTCGTCCTCGGGACCCACGAGATCTTCAGCGTGCAGGTCGCCGCCGTCCTCCTCGGTTGGGTCCTCTGCTTCGTCGCCGGGTTCTGGATCAGCAACAGCGTGCCCCGCGCCGCCCGCCGCATCTACTCGATCGGCAACGCCCACCGCGCGGAGCGGCAGGCGAGCGAGACGGAGGCGCAGCGGCGACAGGGGGCGCGGCTCCTGCACGACACGGTCCTCGCGACCCTCACCCTGCTCGCCCACTCGGGCTTCGGCGTCACGCCCGACGCCCTCCGCGCCCAGGCCGCCGAAGACGCGCGCCTGCTCCGCCACCTCCGACTCGGCTCGACCCCGCAGCCGCAGGCCTCCGGCAACTACAACCTCGACACCGCCGAGGAGAGCCCCCTCGGCCAGACCCTCGAGTCCGTCAAGCAGCGCTTCGGGCGCATGGGCCTCGAGGTGAGCTGGCACGGCACGGGTCAGGTGCTCCTGCCGACGCACGTCCTCGACGCCTTCCTGCTCGCCCTCGCCGAATGCCTCGAGAACGTCCGGCGTCACGCCGGCGTCACCGAGGCCCACGTCACGATCATCCACGACGAGACGATGGTCCGCGCCATGGTCACCGACGCCGGAGTCGGCTTCGAACTGAACGGCGTCTCGGAGGAGCGGCTCGGCTTCAAGGAGAGCGTCGTCGAACGCCTCCGCGAGGTCGGCGGCGGCGCGCGGCTCTTCTCGGCGCCGGGCGCCGGAACAACGGTCGTGCTGGAGGCACCACGATGAATCGGACCACCGCGTGAGCATCGACGAGAACACCCTCGGAGTCCCCCGCCACCGGCGCGCGGCCCGCGGGCTGCCGACGTCCTCCACCGGAGCGCGGTCGCTTCGGCAGGCCCAGGCGGCCGGAGCCACGCTCGGTACCGGCTACCTCGGCATGGGGGCGGCCGCCGTCGCAGCCGTCCAGGCCGTCTACGGGCTGATCTTCTTCCTCGTGCACCTGTCCCGCTACCCGGTCGCCGCCCCGGCGATCATCGCGTGGCTCCTCTACCTGGCCGCCTTCGTCGGCGTCGTGACTCTCGTCGCCATCCAGGGCGAGAGACTCACCGGCCCGGTCATGATCGCGCTCTGCGCCGCACTCGCCCTCGTCGTGGTCCTCGACTTCGTGGCCGTCTGGCCGCTCCACGACGTCGGCGTCTACGCGACCGCCAGCGCCTCCGTCGGATTCGGGCTCCTGCCCCTGGCGACACTCCGGCCCGCCCGTGAACTGGTCGTCGCCACCGCCGTGCTCTTCGTCGTCTTCGTCCTGGCGATCGCGCTGTCCACGCCGCTCGACCACGTCACCTTCCCCCAGCAGGTCGCCGTGCTCGCCCTCGCCGTGCTCCCGCCCGCCGTCGGCACCTACGCCGTGCAACGCTTCCGCCACATGGTGCAGATCGAGCTCGACCGGGTACTCGTCCAGTCCACCGTCACGCAGCCGCGCTTCGCGGTCGGCATGCTCGCGAGCGACGAGCTCGCCCGCCTCGACCTCGCCGCCGAGAAACTCCTCGACGGGGTCGCGACCGGAGACGTACCGCTCCCCCTCGAACCCCAGGTCGCGTCCACAGCGGCGTCCCTCGCCACGGAGCTGCGCCTCCACCTCATCGAGGGCCGGCGCGAGACGTGGCTCTACCACGCGGTCACCGAGTCGGAGTACCTGGGTCGAGCCGTGAAGCTCGCCGACCCGTCGTCGCTCGCCGGGCTGCTCACGCCGGAGCAGCGCGACGGGATCCTGCAGGCCGTCTGGCTGCTCCTCGGGGACCGCCGCACCCGGGCCGCCGGCACCGGCATCACCCTGACCCTCGGGCCCATCTCGACCACGATCCAGAACCTCGCCGGCCGCCAGGTCGAGGTGCCGATCGACCTCACCTCGACCGGCATCCGACGCAACCGCGTCACCCCCGCGACCTGGAACGCTCTCGCCCGCGTCGGCGAGTACTCCGTGTCGACGCACGAGGGCAGTTTGCGGCTCGCCATCCGCTGTACCGTCGACAACCCCGCCGAGACCTAGCATTAGCCCTGACGGCGCCCCTGTGATCCGGCTCCATCAGCGCCACACCCTCCCAGTGAAAGAGAGTTCACACGTGCCCGACTCCGAAGGCCGCATTCGCCTCGCCCTGGTCGACGACCACAAGATGCTCCTCGGTGCGCTCAGCGAGTGGATCCGCGGTGCCGCCAGCGACATCTCGATGGTCGCCGCGGTCGCGTCGTGGCCCGAGCTCCTGACCCACCCCGAGTTCCCCGTCGACGTCGTGCTGCTCGACCTCGACCTGAAGGATAACCTCCCGATCTCCCTCAAGATCTCCACGCTGAAGACCGCCGGGGTCAAGACGGTCTTGATGAGCACCTACTCCGAGCCCAACCTGGTGCGAGAGGCCCTCGCCGCCGGCGCGCTCGGCTACCTCGTCAAGAGCGAGGACGCCGAGATGATCGTCGAGGCGATCCGCTCCGCGTCGAACGGCGAGTCGTACATCTCCGCCGAGCTCGACCTCGCGCTCAACGCGGCGGAGGTGGGCGGCGTGCCGAAACTCAGCGCGCAGGAGCGACGGGTCATGGCCCTCTACGGCGGCGGCGAGCCCGTCAAGGCGGTCGCCTACCAGCTCGGCATCTCCGAGGAGACCGCGAAGAGCTACCTCAAGCGCATCCGCGAGAAGTACCGCGTCGCGGGCTTCGACGTCGGCACCAAGGTGGCGCTGCGGAAGCGGGCCATCCAGGACGGCATCCTGCTCCAGACGGACGACGCCGGCCCCGCCGGCTTCTAGCCCGGCCGGGCTCCGCCCGCCCCGCGCCTCTCGCGCGAGACTCCACAACACGCCGCTCACTTTCGCCAGAACGCACCAATCGTGGAGTCTCGCCGCACGCGCCGGTGCCCGCGCTTCGCGAGACTCCACAACACGCCGCTCACTTTCGCCAGAACGCGCCAATCGTGGAGTCTCGCCGCTCGCGCCGGTGCCCACGCTTCGCGAGACTCCACGACACGCCGCTCAACTTCGTGAGAACGGGCCAATCGTGGAGTCTCGCCCCGGGCGATAGCGCCCGGCTACGCGGGGATGGTCCGGATCTCCCGCGTGTCCGACGGCACGGGCTCGCCGCGCAGAGCCTGGCGCCGCTGCACGGCGTAGCTCACCGCCGTCAGCACGATGCCGCCCAGGGCGAGCGCGACTCCGACCCACGCCGGAGCCTGGAACCCCAGCCCCGCGGCGATGACCGCCCCGCCGAGGTACGCGCCCAGGCTGTTGCCGAGGTTGAAGGCCGAGTGGTTGAGCGCGGCCGCGATCACCTGGCTGTCGCCCGCCACCTCCATCAGCCGCGTCTGAATAGCGGGGCTGATGAGCGAGGAGGTCAGCCCCAGGAGGAAGGCGAAGAAGAAGATCCCGACGATCGTGTTCGCCGTGAGCCCGTATCCCACGAGGGACACGACGAGTCCGCCGAAGCCGAACACGAGGGTGCGCCGGATGCTCTTGTCGGCGCCCCAGCCGCCGAGGAGGTTGCCGATGGTCATGCCGACGCCGACGCCGACGAGGACGAACGGGACCAGCGACTCCGAGTAGCCCGTGTGGGTGACGGCCGGCGAGACGTAGCTGTAGACGGCGAAGAAGCCGCCGAAGCCGATCGCGCCGATGCCCATGACCAGCCACACCTGCGGTTTGGCGAAGGCCTGCAGCTCGCGCCTCAGCGACGCGCCCTCGGCGGCGTCCTGGTGCGGCAGGGCGAGCGCGACGGCCGCGAACGTGAGGGCGAAGATGAGCGCGACCGCGACGTAGGCGATGCGCCAGCCTGCGACCTGGCCGAGCCAGGTGATGAGCGGCACTCCGACGATGTTGGAGATCGTGAGGCCCGACAGGACGAACGCCACGCCCTTGCCCTTGTTCCCGGGCCCCATCAGAGAGGCCGCGGCCAGCGAGGCGATTCCGAAGTAGGCGCCGTGCGGGAGACCGGCGGCGAACCGCGCCAGCAGCACCAGGCCGAACGACGGGAGGACGGCCGACGCGACCGTCCCGACGACGAACGCGGCGAGCAGGATGAGCAGCAGCTTCTTCCGGGGCACGTGCGAGGTGGTCGCGGCGATCGTGGGGGCCCCGACGACGACGCCCAGGGCGTAGGCGCTGATCAGCATGCCGGCGTGCGCCGTCGTCGTCGAGGCCGACTGGGCGAACGCGGCGGGCATCAGGTCGCGCGCGATGTTCGGCAGGAGCCCCATCGCCACGAACTCCGTGGCGCCGATGGCGAAGCCGCCCATCGCGAGGGAGACGAGCGCGAAGCGCCGGCGGCGGGCGGAGATCTGGGACACGGCGGGAGCCCTTTCGGACGGAAGCGGGGGCTCGCCATCGAGCGGGGACTGGAGCGGTGACGCGATCGGAGCGACCGACGGCCGACCGGGGCCGACCCAGGGGCCGACCAGGGCTGACCCGGAGGCCGACGGGGCCGCACGGAGACAAGCTGCCGTGATCGTGAACGAACGCCCGAGACGAGTCTAGGGCTCGACCCCGCTCGTCACTTCGTCAGGACGAGTTCCTGCCCCCGGAGCGCGATGTATCCCTGCTTCGGCAGGTAGAGGTCGACGTCGTCCAGACGGATGTGGTCGAACCGCGACGCGTTGGCCCGGAGGAACCGGGCGACGCCGACGTCGGAGGCGCGGTCGGTCGCCCGGTAGGCGATGGCGCCGTAGGGCGCACCGTAGAGGAGGGGCGCTCCGGACGCGGTGACAAGCGGACTGGTCGCCTGCGGGCGGAGGTACGGGCGCCACTGCCACGGCAGGTAGCCGACGGCCAGGACCCCGGGCACGGTCTGGCCGTGCTCCTGCAGGACCCCGCGCACGCGGGCGAAGCCGGTGGGGCGCTCCGCCGCGATCGCGACCGAGGTGGTGACGGCGTTCACGACGGCGACCGCGAGGACGGCGGCGACGAGGGCGCGCGGCAGGATCCACGGACGTGCCCCGTCCCGCCGCCGACGGCGGACGAACGGCGACGCCATCAGCCAGAGGTTCCGGAGACCGATCGTCGCGAGGGCGATCAGCGACCACATCCAGACGTAGCAGTACTGCGCGAGCGCGTTCGACACCACGACCGAGTAGAAGGCGACGAGGAGCACCGTGGTCGCACCCAGGTAGACGGCGAGCCCGCTCGGGCGGGGCAGGAACGCGAAGACGGCCGCGACCACGAGGGCCGTCAGGAGCCACGGGCCGAGCGCCTGCTCGGTGAAGTACAGGTTGGCCCACCAGGGCGGGTGCGCCACGAGCCGACCGTTCAGGAGGACCGCGTGTCCCTGTTCCTTCTGGACCGCCTGGAACCTCAGCATGTACTCGATCGCCGTGACGACGCCGACCGGCAGGTAGACCACGACGAACGTCACCGCGAAGCCGACGCCGTAGAGCACGAGCGGGAGAAGGACCTTCCGGAGGCCGTCGCGACGCCCCGCGGCAACGACGAGACCCGCGAACGTGAGCACGAGGATCGCCGTCGAGATCTTCGACGTGACGGAGAACGCCATCAGCACGCCCGCCAGCGGCGCGGCCCACCAGCGCCCGGACGTGAACCACCACCACCCGACGGCGAGCGACACGACGGCGAAGCCGGCCATGTAGGGCTCGAGGAGGGCGAAGCGATCGAGCCGGATGCCCGACGGCTCGAGAGCGCGCGGCAGGAGCCACCAGAGCGCCGCGACGACGACGGCCCACGCGAATCCGAGCTCCTTCCGGAACCAGGCGAACAGCACCCAGCCGACCGCGAAGACGAAGCTCGTCGTGAGGAGCCGCGCCGCACCCTTCCCCTCGTGGAGGAGGAGCTGGACGCCGCCGAGGAGGTACTTGACGAGGGGCGGGTGCTCGAGGTTCTGGCTCAGGTCGCCGTGGACGTACTGCCAGCCGACACCGACGTAGAGCGACTCGTCGGATGCCGCGTTCGCTCCGGTGAGGTTCCAGTAGCACTGGTAGAGACCCCACGTGACGAGCACCGCGAGGACGGCGATGCCGACCAGGCCGCGCGGCCTCCGTCGACGGGCCGTGACCGACGTGTCGAGCACGTCGGGAACGGTCGTCGGGGCGGCTGGCACGCCGTCGACCCTATCGCGCGAGCGGCTCTCGCCCGCTAGGCCTCGTCGAGCGCCCGCTCGAGTCGCTCCACCTTGCCGTCGAGCTCGCCCGTGCGCCCGGGGCGGATGTCGGCCTTGAGCACGAGCGAGACCCGGCTCCCGAAGGGCGCGACGGCTTCGGTCGCCTTCTTCACGACCGCGAACACCTCGTCCCACTCCCCCTCGATCTCGGTGAACATCGACGAGGTGCGGTTGGGCAGGCCGGAGTCGCGGACCACCTTCACGGCGGCGGCGACGGCGGTGTGGACGGAGTCCGGTTCGCTCCCGGCCGACGGCCCTCCGTCGTGGGCGGAACCGCTGGGCGACACGCTGAAGGCGACGATCATGCGTCCATCCTCGCACCGGGCGGTCGGTTCGCGTCGGCTTCCGAGGCGGGCACGGCGGGTGCGACGAACCCGGCGCCGGCCCGGCCGACGCGCCACACCCGACGCGCCGCCAGGACGAGGAGCACCACGAGCAGCGTGTTCCGCACGGTGATGACCCCGACGATCCACGGCTCGGCCAGAAGGAGCGGGTCGTAGCCCCACGGGTACACGACCTGCGTCAGCACCGCGATGGCGAGGGTGACACCGGCGAACGGCGTGAACGACGGCGAACCGCGACGGGCTGCGACGAGCCCCACGAGGACGGGGACCGCCAGCCAGGTCTCGTACTGCGGCGAGCCGACCTTGTTCGTGACGATGAACGCGGTGGTGAGGGCGAGGGCGAGCGGCGCCAGGAGCGCGTCGGGCGCCGCTCCCCGACGCACCGCGCGGACCCCCAGGAGCAGGAGGCCCGCCATCACGACGGCCATCACGGGCGTCATCGCGGTCGACGCCGCCTCGGCCCCTGGCCCTCTGATCTGGAACGTCAGGAGCTCGGGGTTCCACACGGTCGCAGCCCCGGGCACGCGGAGCGCCTCCAGCCAGAGCCACCAGGTCGCGACCGGCGCCTCGATCTGGAGCCCGCGCCCGGTCTGCTGCGTGACGAAGCCGAGGAGCCCCGTGGCCGTGCCGCCGAGGGCGAGGACGCCGACCACGACGAGGAGGCCGAGGGCGGCGAAGCCTCCGACCACGGGCATCCTGCGCTTCGACGCCACCACCGCGGCGACCACGAGGGCGACCGGCCAGACCTTGATCCAGGTGGCGATCCCGAGCAGGATGCCCGCCACGAGGGGTCTCCGGGAGACCCAGAGCAGCCCGACCAGCGCCACCGGCACGGTGATCGTGTCGATGCGCCCCACCGCGATCGGCCCGAGGAGCAGGAGGAAGACGAGCCACCAGGCGCCGAGGCTCCTGCGCCGCGTGCCGAAGCGGGTGAGCACCGCGAACGCGACGGCGTCGAGGATCGCGACGAGGACGAGCCAGGTCTGCGTGTACGCGGCGAAACCGAGGGCGGCCGACGCGAGCATCGGCACGAGCGCGAGCGTCGGGTAGACCCAGACGCGGTCGATGCCGACCCAGCCCTCGCCGCGGACGCCCTCGAGCATCCAGTCGTGGTAGACCGTCGTCACGTCGTTGAGGGGCGTGTGCGCACCCACCAGGGCGGCGGTCGAGAGCCCCGCGTGCACGACGACGAAGGCCAGCCAGAGAGAGGCGGTCGGCAGCCAGGAGCCGCGTCGCCCGGCCGCGGTCGTCGGGGCCGCGGTGGTCGGCGCGACGCGGATCTCGGACATGACTGCCAGGGTACCGGGCCCCTCCGGGCGACCGGCCCGGCGGGTGGATCCGGCGGGCGGATCCTCAGGCGTCGGCGAGGAGGGCCGCGATCGTCGCGGGGACGCGGTCGACGAGGCCGAGCACGGTGAGGGGTCCCCCGCCGCTCGCCCGGGACGCCGCCAGGCCGTGGACGACGGCCGCGGTGGCCGCGAGTCGCGCCAGAGCGCCCTCGTCGGCGTCGATCGCGTCGGCGTGCGTCGCGACGAGTGCTCCGAGGATGCCGCCGAGGGCGTCTCCGGCC is part of the Frondihabitans sp. 762G35 genome and harbors:
- the metX gene encoding homoserine O-acetyltransferase MetX is translated as MDWQTTPEDTVPSSVITERTRLSMLGKPPVTGAWREGDPAGRRLFVTLDDLPLESGAVLPRPRIAYETFGERLADDSNVVLVLHALTGDSHVAGPAGEGHATGGWWSGIVGPGLAVDTDRWFVVAPNMLGGCQGSTGPASLDPDGREWGSRFPSLTIRDQVEAQLRFADALGIVRFAAVIGGSMGGMHALEWAVTAPHRVERLAALSTTALSSADQIALNIVQIEAIHMDPHFDDGDYYEAPEGEGPYRGLALARRMALLNYRSPDELNERFGRSWQSDLSPLTGRGRFAVASYLDFHGNKFTRRFDANSYVTLVHAMNTHDLGRDRGGVDSALQRITARALVLGIDSDRLFPPDDQRRIADALRPTSSTGAIILPSEFGHDGFLIESVDVGEHLRSLLSA
- a CDS encoding transglutaminase-like domain-containing protein translates to MMRTATARLVLDAASDAELVFSVAVAEGQDARETLSITQAGRPLPVRELLDDRGTRLHVVRAGKGRVEVDYRVDVAGRTAPIPVVPLDPIQYLRPSRYCESDTLGPTARSEFRGLAGLELLAAVSSWVGGRLLYVPGASQPTDGAVQTFLDRRGVCRDYAHLVIALLRALDVPARLVSVYAPGLWPMDFHAVAEALVDGRWYVVDATTLAPRQSLVRIATGRDASDTAWLSTSGGWVSLVEMEIGAVADVLPRDDVTELVQIG
- a CDS encoding bifunctional o-acetylhomoserine/o-acetylserine sulfhydrylase is translated as MTDQPKDWKFETQQIHAGAQPDPTTHARATPIYKTTSYVFDNSQHAANLFALAEFGNIYSRIMNPTHDVVEQRIATLEGGSGALLVSSGQAAETLAILNIARAGDHLVSSSSIYGGTYNLFKYTLAKLGIETTFVENQDDADEWRRAVRPNTKLFFAETIGNPKINILDIDLVSEVAHENGVPLIVDNTIATPYLIRPFEHGADIVVHSATKFLGGHGTVIGGFIVDGGRFEWSKNVEKFPELTEPDPSYHGASYTTAVGDPLAYIIKARVQLLRDLGSSNSADTAFALIQGIETLSLRIERHVQNAQDIAEWRDDVAAVYYAGLPTSPWYAAANKYAPRGVGAVLSFELKGGVDAGRALVDSLSLFSHLANIGDVRSLVIHPASTTHSQLTPEQQLTTGVTPGLVRLSVGLENVDDLKADLDAGFAAAASVTEASLRS
- a CDS encoding outer membrane protein assembly factor BamB family protein, whose amino-acid sequence is MDVEEGRWVPPRPSRVDVRGAAVDGPGHPAVPSSASSGPLPGDRGLESRRADGRRSPLRRVGLLYLGLLALTALVAGAGAAAQPVYGSLAPAGGTTVADVRDRPTPTGWTRALVPLFGEGIPASCFSFRDETIDARHVVVTATVPPPSSTAENQECQVSGARTAGIVVALDPESGAVLWRRDLELDLGTTVSSLIAHAAPSAGAVVIGIDGSGGDTLIALSAANGDTISQGSIDRIDEVINFAVSGSLVLSVVPDSGGTVQTYSLRRLDSLDTLRWRRAMSTAIYPEFLSDRVVVPLVSGTIQVSGETGRETPWGTDIRRVQSVRPVDDDQLLTVTYPRGVGLSSTMTLLDRDGRALWSQPIPQLAALVPSRTCIVASTGAASLTCFDRSTGRSRWTAPISGDVIGTPPGSTTDDIQVIGPVGGTDSTLTIREVDAGSGRIRFTTTMPRGSAVVGQGTTTGYGLDTTGGDGRSRATAFDLDDGRTLWTIAAADVRLWGGRLVEISSSGVAGELVGTTRPPRHGMLDG
- a CDS encoding SDR family oxidoreductase, which codes for MTGTETTRRALVTGASSGIGEATVRLFREHGWEVLAVARREDRLRALAEETGATWFRADVTSDDDMAALRAHVEATGPLHALVNNAGGAFGLDSVEEGSIDDWQRMFDVNVLGTKRAVSSLLPSLRRGAQETGSGDIITVTSIAGHVAYENGGGYNAAKFAEHALVAALRLELNGEPLRVIEIAPGMVKTDFSLIRFDGDRARADAVYDGVEAPLTAADIAESIVHAALLPPHVNLDLVTIKPVAQAAPHKLTRGPLSTR